The proteins below are encoded in one region of Aquisphaera giovannonii:
- a CDS encoding DUF6745 domain-containing protein has product MATLKATLPEVTDGRLDLADCGRPVRLPDGLRLRSACLRGCDWLTELPAGLSCYELDLRGTPIRRLPADLRVVFRLDLEGCERLEELPEDFRTGSLVLRGCTGLASLPRGLRANFLDLRGCTALAGWPADLDVRVGRLSLAGCRRITSLPEGIGRLAQLDVSDCVNLTSLPEGLEVASTLELAGSGLTGLPASMAGVNLRWRGVPIDERIAFRPESIAVSEVLEEPNAERRRVLLERVGLERFLAEADADVLDEDTDPGGPRRLLRVPMRGDEDLVAVLVHCPSTGGRYLLRVPPTMRTCRQAIAWTAGFDDPDAYRPQVEA; this is encoded by the coding sequence ATGGCCACGCTGAAAGCGACGCTCCCCGAGGTGACCGACGGACGGCTGGACCTGGCGGATTGCGGCAGACCGGTCCGACTCCCCGACGGCCTCCGCCTGCGGAGCGCCTGCCTGCGGGGCTGCGACTGGCTGACGGAACTGCCTGCCGGGCTTTCGTGCTACGAGCTCGACCTGCGGGGCACGCCGATCCGGCGGCTGCCCGCCGACCTCCGGGTGGTCTTCCGCCTGGATCTCGAGGGGTGCGAGCGGCTGGAGGAGTTGCCGGAGGACTTCCGCACGGGCTCGCTCGTCCTGAGGGGCTGCACGGGGCTGGCCTCGTTGCCGCGGGGACTGCGGGCGAACTTCCTGGATCTCCGGGGATGCACGGCGCTCGCCGGGTGGCCCGCCGACCTTGATGTCCGGGTCGGGCGTCTGAGCCTCGCCGGTTGCCGCAGGATCACGTCGCTGCCGGAGGGGATCGGGCGGCTCGCCCAGCTCGACGTCTCGGATTGCGTGAACCTGACGTCGCTCCCCGAGGGGCTCGAGGTCGCCTCGACGCTGGAGCTGGCCGGCAGCGGATTGACGGGACTGCCGGCCTCGATGGCGGGCGTCAACCTCCGCTGGCGCGGGGTGCCGATCGACGAACGGATCGCCTTCCGGCCGGAGTCGATCGCCGTTTCCGAGGTCCTGGAGGAGCCCAACGCCGAGCGTCGCCGCGTCTTGCTGGAGCGCGTGGGGCTCGAGCGATTCCTCGCCGAGGCCGACGCGGACGTCCTCGACGAGGACACGGACCCGGGCGGGCCGCGGCGACTCCTCCGCGTCCCGATGCGGGGCGATGAGGACCTCGTCGCGGTCCTCGTCCACTGCCCCTCCACGGGCGGCCGCTACTTGCTCCGCGTGCCGCCCACCATGCGCACCTGCCGCCAGGCGATCGCCTGGACGGCCGGCTTCGACGACCCGGACGCCTATAGGCCGCAGGTGGAGGCCTGA
- a CDS encoding kelch repeat-containing protein, which yields MSPQRSTRRPSLREARRRSKPRFRPALALLEERTLLTGTTISALSQYHSFITGVPSGPVLLATFTDSAPAPLGYTASIDWGDGSTSTGVIAPDPTVLGQYDVTASHTFSTQGVSLVSVAITNVSTSASRTVSSVDPMIIPAPVVTTVAPTGLAVGSTVAGVTVATFTDLDPLVTAADFSATIAWGDGDTSTGTITADPDVPGQFDVVTSKPSAYATAGAQTLSVTVNVLQFSSPYGWKQLASMPEARGFVTPVSTGGLIYEIGGANGLGQSPQTVFAYNPATNTWAARASLPGSDQALFSVAGPDGKIYALAWDPIDAYKRMDIYDPATDTWTSTGSLAVASDRVSMTTGPDGLIYMIGGSVSGSATATVYTFDPATYALATAASLPTARLVVGAVTGPDGRIYAIGGDTGSGPTAEVDAYDPATDTWTQVASLPMSLAEMAVGVGPTGLIYAIGGYGQSGWGQNAFAYDPTTDTWAASPSLPTWRLYEGGTAGLDGRIYIMGNAGPSAEVFAFNPFNTFDTDTTTVNVAKGTPTITWANPGAILSGTALGASQLNATSSMSGTFVYALPSGTVLPAGLGQALTVTFTPDDATNYNPTSATVHIDVFAPPTVTVASPTLVVGQAMTNVEVATFTDSTFPGATASDFAATITWADSSTTAGVITADPTVAGLFHVSASGPSQSTLVGSKPFQVSVKAVGQALPGVWSTLSTFDDYLYYLAAAQSGGKIYIIGGHADGALSTVRAYDPAAQTLSTVAPLPIPIDDHAATTGPDGTVYVLGGDSESTSYLNTAYAYDPATDTWTQVADLPTGRDYLSAATGPDGKIYAIGGYGSSGYTAEVDAYDPGTGTWTQVAPLPVATAYASATTGPDGRIYLIGGYTSSGYTSSMYAYDTATDTWTQVADLPIANAYLSAATASDGTIYAIGGYDDDGYVAAVYSYDVATDTWTQAASLADGNYSSGVATGADGQVYLIGGYLQSEDYPGISVLSNPGAPAASSAGSLSLIAGPATSFVVTADPTGTAGDSLVIHVTAYDAYGNVATGYTGPVQLTSSDPDAVLPSNPTLTAGVGTFTIAFRSAGGQSLTVADPGSPDVSGTGSVSVAKAQAVAGALSASPSQSSYGQPLTLTATYSSPGAAPTGMVDFYDGDTYLGSAPLVPSGAGGSATAQFTIATLGAGSHAFRSVYSGDANNLPASSQAGSAYQVSPAATSTSLAATKTSQGVTLVATVAVTSPGSPAIAGMVFFYDGDVLLGSAAIVDGVATFSVASLSPGAHAFRAVFSGDGSSSTSEASVAFNPNGPDVTPDNSGGPKVIGLSRYGVGAHRTTLALKFDGPLNPADASNAAMYRIRRRGGRRIAVRQATYHAATNTVELVTARRLRLFRAYNLVVSPALTGSSGAHLDGSGTGHPGTAFAAKVRWTALTMPGRDPAVTFVNGHATSYAGRFRQYVRNVLHTSVVALRAASFR from the coding sequence ATGTCACCCCAGAGGTCCACACGTCGCCCGTCGCTCCGGGAGGCTCGTCGCCGCTCGAAGCCCCGCTTCCGCCCCGCCCTCGCCCTCCTGGAAGAACGCACCCTGCTGACGGGGACGACCATCTCGGCGTTGAGCCAGTACCATTCCTTCATCACGGGCGTGCCCAGCGGCCCGGTGCTCCTGGCCACGTTCACCGACTCGGCCCCGGCTCCCCTGGGATACACGGCCTCGATCGACTGGGGTGACGGGTCGACCTCGACGGGGGTCATCGCCCCGGATCCGACCGTCCTCGGCCAGTACGACGTGACCGCGTCGCACACCTTCTCGACCCAGGGCGTGAGCCTCGTCTCGGTGGCCATCACCAACGTGAGCACGTCGGCCAGCCGGACGGTGTCGTCGGTGGACCCGATGATCATCCCGGCCCCGGTGGTCACGACGGTCGCCCCGACGGGCCTGGCCGTCGGATCGACGGTCGCGGGCGTGACGGTCGCCACCTTCACCGACCTCGACCCCCTCGTCACCGCCGCCGACTTCTCGGCCACCATCGCCTGGGGAGACGGCGACACGTCCACCGGCACGATCACGGCCGACCCGGACGTCCCCGGCCAGTTCGACGTGGTCACCAGCAAGCCCTCGGCCTACGCGACGGCGGGGGCCCAGACGCTGAGCGTGACCGTGAACGTCCTGCAATTCTCCTCCCCTTACGGCTGGAAGCAGCTCGCGAGCATGCCGGAGGCCCGCGGCTTCGTCACCCCGGTCTCGACCGGGGGCCTGATCTACGAGATCGGCGGGGCCAACGGGCTCGGCCAGTCGCCGCAGACCGTCTTCGCCTACAACCCCGCCACGAACACGTGGGCGGCCAGGGCGAGCCTCCCCGGCTCGGACCAGGCCTTGTTCTCGGTGGCCGGGCCGGACGGGAAGATCTACGCCCTGGCCTGGGATCCGATCGACGCCTACAAGCGGATGGACATCTACGACCCGGCCACGGACACGTGGACGTCCACCGGCTCCCTCGCGGTCGCGTCCGACCGCGTCTCGATGACGACCGGCCCCGACGGCCTGATCTACATGATCGGCGGCAGCGTCTCGGGGTCGGCGACGGCCACCGTCTACACCTTCGACCCGGCCACGTACGCCCTGGCGACCGCCGCGAGCCTGCCCACGGCGAGGCTGGTCGTGGGCGCGGTGACCGGGCCCGACGGCCGGATCTACGCCATCGGCGGCGACACCGGCAGCGGGCCGACCGCGGAGGTGGACGCCTACGACCCGGCCACGGACACATGGACGCAGGTCGCCTCCCTGCCCATGTCGCTGGCTGAGATGGCGGTGGGGGTCGGCCCGACCGGCCTGATCTACGCCATCGGCGGGTACGGCCAGAGCGGCTGGGGGCAGAACGCGTTCGCGTACGACCCCACCACGGACACCTGGGCGGCCTCCCCCTCGCTGCCCACCTGGCGGCTCTACGAGGGCGGCACGGCCGGCCTGGACGGCCGGATCTACATCATGGGCAACGCCGGCCCCAGCGCCGAGGTCTTCGCCTTCAACCCCTTCAACACGTTCGACACCGACACGACGACGGTGAACGTCGCCAAGGGCACGCCGACGATCACCTGGGCGAACCCCGGGGCCATCCTCTCCGGCACGGCGCTCGGGGCATCCCAGCTCAACGCCACATCATCGATGTCGGGCACGTTCGTCTACGCATTGCCCTCCGGCACGGTGCTCCCGGCCGGCCTCGGCCAGGCGCTCACGGTCACCTTCACCCCGGACGACGCCACCAACTACAACCCGACCTCGGCGACGGTCCACATCGACGTCTTCGCCCCGCCGACGGTCACGGTCGCGTCCCCCACCCTGGTCGTCGGCCAGGCGATGACCAACGTCGAGGTGGCGACGTTCACCGACTCCACCTTCCCCGGCGCGACCGCCTCGGACTTCGCCGCCACGATCACCTGGGCCGACAGCTCCACGACGGCCGGCGTCATCACGGCCGACCCGACCGTCGCCGGCCTCTTCCACGTCTCGGCGAGCGGTCCGAGCCAGTCCACCCTGGTGGGCTCCAAGCCCTTCCAGGTGTCGGTGAAGGCCGTCGGCCAGGCGCTCCCCGGGGTCTGGTCCACCCTCTCCACCTTCGACGACTACCTCTATTACCTGGCGGCGGCCCAGTCCGGCGGCAAGATCTACATCATCGGGGGCCACGCGGACGGCGCCCTCTCGACGGTGCGGGCCTACGACCCGGCCGCGCAGACGCTCTCGACGGTCGCCCCGCTGCCGATCCCGATCGACGATCACGCGGCCACGACCGGGCCCGACGGGACCGTCTATGTCCTCGGCGGCGACAGCGAATCCACCAGCTACCTGAACACGGCCTACGCGTACGACCCGGCCACGGACACCTGGACGCAGGTCGCCGACCTCCCCACCGGCCGCGACTACCTCTCCGCGGCGACCGGCCCGGACGGCAAGATCTACGCCATCGGCGGCTACGGCTCCTCCGGCTACACCGCCGAGGTGGACGCCTACGACCCGGGTACCGGCACCTGGACCCAGGTCGCCCCGCTCCCGGTCGCCACCGCCTACGCCTCGGCGACGACCGGCCCCGACGGCCGGATCTACCTGATCGGCGGCTACACGAGCAGCGGCTACACCAGCTCGATGTACGCCTACGACACCGCGACCGACACCTGGACCCAGGTCGCCGACCTGCCCATCGCCAACGCCTACCTCTCCGCGGCGACCGCGTCGGACGGCACGATCTACGCCATCGGCGGCTACGACGACGACGGCTACGTCGCCGCGGTCTACTCCTACGACGTGGCGACGGACACCTGGACCCAGGCCGCCAGCCTGGCGGACGGCAACTACAGCTCCGGCGTGGCCACCGGCGCCGACGGCCAGGTCTATCTCATCGGCGGGTATCTCCAGAGCGAGGACTACCCCGGCATCAGCGTGCTCAGCAACCCGGGCGCGCCGGCCGCCTCCTCCGCCGGCAGCCTCTCCCTGATCGCCGGCCCGGCGACCTCGTTCGTCGTCACCGCCGATCCGACCGGGACCGCGGGCGACAGCCTGGTGATCCATGTCACGGCCTACGACGCCTACGGCAACGTCGCGACCGGGTACACGGGCCCCGTCCAGCTCACCAGCAGCGACCCGGACGCCGTCCTGCCGTCGAATCCGACCCTGACCGCGGGCGTCGGCACGTTCACCATCGCCTTCCGGTCCGCCGGCGGCCAGTCGCTCACCGTGGCCGACCCGGGCTCGCCAGACGTCTCGGGCACCGGGTCCGTCTCGGTCGCGAAGGCCCAGGCGGTCGCGGGGGCCCTCTCCGCCTCGCCGTCCCAGTCGTCCTACGGGCAGCCGCTGACGCTGACGGCCACCTACTCGTCCCCGGGCGCCGCGCCGACCGGGATGGTGGACTTCTACGACGGCGACACCTACCTCGGCTCCGCGCCGCTGGTCCCGTCGGGGGCGGGCGGCTCGGCGACGGCCCAGTTCACGATCGCGACGCTCGGGGCCGGCAGCCACGCCTTCCGGTCGGTGTACTCGGGCGACGCCAACAACCTGCCCGCCAGCTCGCAGGCCGGCTCCGCCTACCAGGTCTCGCCGGCGGCCACGAGCACCTCGCTGGCGGCGACGAAGACGTCGCAGGGCGTCACCCTCGTCGCCACGGTGGCCGTCACCTCGCCGGGCTCGCCGGCGATCGCCGGCATGGTCTTCTTCTATGACGGCGACGTGCTCCTGGGGTCGGCCGCGATCGTCGACGGCGTCGCGACCTTCAGCGTCGCGTCGCTCTCCCCCGGGGCCCACGCGTTCCGCGCCGTCTTCTCCGGCGACGGGTCCTCCTCGACCAGCGAGGCGTCGGTCGCCTTCAATCCGAACGGCCCGGACGTCACCCCCGACAATTCGGGTGGCCCCAAGGTCATCGGCCTGAGCCGCTACGGCGTCGGTGCCCACCGCACGACCCTGGCCCTGAAGTTCGACGGCCCGCTCAACCCGGCCGACGCGTCGAACGCGGCGATGTACCGGATCCGGCGGCGGGGCGGCCGGCGGATCGCCGTCCGGCAGGCCACCTACCACGCGGCCACGAACACGGTGGAGCTGGTGACGGCGCGGCGGCTGAGGCTGTTCCGGGCCTACAACCTCGTCGTCTCGCCCGCCCTGACCGGCAGCTCGGGGGCCCACCTCGACGGCTCCGGGACCGGGCATCCCGGGACGGCCTTCGCCGCGAAGGTGCGCTGGACGGCGCTCACGATGCCGGGCCGCGACCCGGCCGTCACCTTCGTGAACGGCCACGCCACCTCCTACGCCGGGCGGTTCCGCCAGTACGTCCGGAACGTCCTCCACACCAGCGTCGTCGCCCTGCGGGCGGCCTCGTTCCGCTGA
- a CDS encoding uracil-DNA glycosylase family protein, translating to MTSTRESGAQPERPRRDLIALNAHIRACRRCHLAGYLDERESVPIARDPEPDAPVPEILLIGQAPGLRATNEARPFAGAAGEKLRDWLELAGVPREDFWRRVHCGAVTRCYPGRLPGARGDRVPSPAEQLLCRPWLDGVFSAIGPRVVLLVGLLAIRTYLGPVRSLTAVVGTTVERDGILYIPLPHPSGVSRWLNDPINVGTVGRAMATLRGRLQSS from the coding sequence ATGACCTCGACGCGCGAATCGGGGGCTCAGCCCGAACGCCCCCGGCGAGACTTGATCGCCCTCAATGCCCACATCCGGGCCTGCCGTCGGTGCCACCTGGCGGGGTACCTGGACGAGCGCGAGTCGGTCCCCATCGCCCGCGACCCGGAGCCGGACGCCCCGGTGCCGGAGATCCTCCTGATCGGCCAGGCGCCCGGGCTCCGCGCGACGAACGAGGCCCGGCCCTTCGCCGGGGCCGCGGGGGAGAAGCTCCGCGACTGGCTGGAACTGGCCGGCGTCCCCCGCGAGGATTTCTGGCGGCGCGTCCACTGCGGGGCCGTCACCCGATGCTACCCCGGCCGGCTCCCCGGCGCCCGGGGCGACCGCGTCCCCTCCCCCGCCGAGCAGCTCCTCTGCCGCCCCTGGCTCGACGGGGTCTTCTCCGCCATCGGGCCCCGCGTCGTCCTCCTCGTCGGCCTGCTCGCGATCCGCACCTACCTCGGCCCGGTCAGGTCGCTGACCGCCGTCGTCGGCACCACCGTCGAGCGCGACGGCATCCTCTACATCCCCCTGCCCCACCCATCGGGCGTCAGCCGCTGGTTGAATGACCCGATCAACGTGGGCACCGTCGGCCGGGCCATGGCGACCCTCCGAGGCCGGTTGCAAAGCTCGTGA
- a CDS encoding Uma2 family endonuclease gives MASIIRPTSTFPASGPATDAEFIPPLENGDRLTREEFERRYDAMPDLKKAELIDGVVYMASPVRQSHHSHSHFRLISWLGIYELDTPGVEGGDNSSVRLDMGNEPQPDAFLYIKPEHGGHARIDRDGYLDGAPDLVAEVAASSASYDLDGKFHAYRRNGVREYIVWRVLDRQLDWFVLREDRFERMVQSPDGVIRSGAFPGLWLDPQALVAGDAARLRAVANAGLDSAEHAAFVAKLVEAQSRGDAAGEA, from the coding sequence ATGGCTTCCATCATACGGCCCACTTCCACGTTTCCGGCATCCGGGCCGGCGACCGATGCGGAGTTCATCCCGCCGTTGGAGAACGGCGATCGCTTGACCCGTGAGGAGTTCGAGCGTCGATACGACGCGATGCCGGATCTCAAGAAAGCCGAGCTGATAGACGGAGTTGTCTACATGGCCTCGCCCGTCCGGCAGAGTCACCACAGTCATTCTCACTTCCGACTCATCTCCTGGCTAGGTATTTACGAGCTCGACACTCCTGGCGTCGAAGGGGGCGACAATAGCAGCGTTCGCCTGGACATGGGCAACGAACCTCAGCCGGATGCCTTCCTCTATATCAAGCCCGAACACGGGGGCCACGCCCGGATCGATCGGGACGGTTACCTGGACGGTGCCCCCGACCTTGTGGCCGAGGTGGCCGCGAGCAGTGCGAGCTACGACTTGGACGGCAAGTTCCACGCCTACCGTCGCAACGGCGTCCGCGAATACATAGTCTGGCGCGTGCTCGATCGACAGCTCGATTGGTTCGTGCTCCGCGAGGATCGCTTCGAGCGGATGGTCCAATCTCCCGACGGAGTCATCCGAAGCGGGGCCTTCCCCGGCCTCTGGCTTGATCCCCAGGCCCTCGTGGCGGGCGACGCAGCCCGATTACGGGCTGTGGCCAATGCCGGCCTAGATTCAGCGGAGCACGCCGCGTTCGTGGCGAAGCTGGTGGAGGCGCAGTCCCGGGGCGACGCGGCGGGCGAGGCGTGA
- the rpoC gene encoding DNA-directed RNA polymerase subunit beta', giving the protein MSMGESAYDRINDYGAVKIGLASPYDIRSWSFGEVKKPETINYRTYRPEKDGLFCERIFGPEKDWECACSKYRGMKYKGMICDRCGVKVTHSRVRRKRMGHIELAAPVVHIWFFKAMPSRLGTLLDMRTTNMERIIYFQDYVVVDPGDTPLKERQLLTEEEFRKARETYGDTFQADMGAEAVRKMLMRLDLVSLSKKLRQELVETSSRQKIKDLTKRLKVVEALRDSDNRPEWMVLECIPVIPPDLRPLVLLDSGNFATSDLNDLYRRIINRNNRLKKLVDLNAPEVIIRNEKRMLQQAVDALFDNNRCKRPVLGSSNRPLKSLTDMIKGKQGRFRENLLGKRVDYSARSVIVVGPDLKLHQCGLPKKIALELFQPFIIRRLKDLGHADTIKSAKKMLERRSEEVWDILEEVIRNHPVLLNRAPTLHRMGIQAFEPVLVEGNAIRIHPLVCKGFNADFDGDQMAVHLPLSIEAQVEAMTLMMATNNIFSPANGNPIISPTQDIVMGSYYLTVSRVGAKGEYHKDKGVESGVYATPNEVFLAYSQGKVALHAQIKLRLPAHRKLKGEGEKEFTPGMVVRTNVGRVMFNDILHPKMPFYNMTLGQKQLQGIIADCYQILGRRETISLLDRMKDLGFRESTRSGLSFATDDLKTPKSKDQIIADAEKEVAVNNKRYQRGIITDQERYNKVLDAWTHARERITAEMMEALRTDTREGDIYVNPIFLMAESGARGGVEQIRQLAGMRGLMAKPSGQIIETPIKANFREGLSVLEYFSSTHGARKGLADTALKTADSGYLTRKLADVAQNVVITMEDCGTSQGITKGVIYKGEKVEVSLAQSIRGRVSRVNIVDPITDQVIVKENEMITLAAARKLEDMQIEKIQVRSPMTCEASLGVCRRCYGMDLATGQLVEGGMAVGIIAAQSIGEPGTQLTMRTFHIGGVATRAVEEKDIKSKREGKVKFVGINIVTNDEGNAIALSRNGEIQVVDPKGRELEKYDVPDGATMKVTDGQQINRGQVLCEWDPHNIPILAEVGGRIRFDDIVEGETMKVEADPSGHVRRTIIEHKGDLHPQIVIEDADGKTLDYKYIPERASIEVDAGQMISAGTLLAKTPREVGGTQDITGGLPRVTELFEARRPKEPAVIAEIDGRVELLDEKRRGKRAIIVRNESGIEREHLVPHGKYLRVHGSDRVRAGDALVEGPLVPHDILRISGEEAVQRYLLREIQNVYRSQRVEIDDKHLEIIIAQMLRKVRVESVGDTGLLPGSVIDKFEFRRVNLELLSCVKVKDGGDTEYRPGDIVPRDTFEQENLRVEAENGKKAEWIRTKPAAASTQLLGITKAAVQSDSFISAASFQETTKVLTEAALAGKVDYLVGLKENVILGHLVPAGTGFKAHLDAEVRIHPEALEALAEKGPAYARYRDETPAPAAAE; this is encoded by the coding sequence GTGAGCATGGGCGAAAGTGCCTACGATCGTATCAACGACTACGGGGCGGTCAAGATCGGGCTGGCGAGCCCGTACGACATCCGGAGCTGGTCGTTCGGCGAGGTCAAGAAGCCGGAGACGATCAACTACCGGACGTACCGCCCGGAGAAGGACGGCCTCTTCTGCGAGCGGATCTTCGGGCCCGAGAAGGACTGGGAGTGCGCCTGCTCCAAGTACCGGGGCATGAAGTACAAGGGGATGATCTGCGACCGCTGCGGCGTCAAGGTGACCCACTCCCGGGTCCGCCGCAAGCGGATGGGCCACATCGAGCTGGCCGCCCCCGTGGTCCACATCTGGTTCTTCAAGGCGATGCCCAGCCGCCTGGGGACCCTGCTGGACATGCGGACCACGAACATGGAGCGGATCATCTACTTCCAGGACTACGTCGTCGTCGACCCCGGCGACACGCCCCTGAAGGAGAGGCAGCTCCTGACCGAGGAGGAGTTCCGCAAGGCCCGCGAGACCTACGGCGACACCTTCCAGGCCGACATGGGGGCCGAGGCCGTCCGCAAGATGCTGATGCGGCTGGACCTCGTCAGCCTCTCCAAGAAGCTCCGCCAGGAGCTCGTGGAGACCTCCAGCCGCCAGAAGATCAAGGACCTCACCAAGCGGCTGAAGGTCGTCGAGGCGCTCCGCGACAGCGACAACCGGCCCGAGTGGATGGTCCTGGAGTGCATCCCGGTCATCCCGCCGGACCTCCGCCCGCTCGTGCTGCTGGACTCCGGCAACTTCGCCACGAGCGACCTGAACGACCTCTACCGCCGGATCATCAACCGGAATAACAGGCTCAAGAAGCTCGTCGACCTGAACGCCCCGGAGGTCATCATCCGCAACGAGAAGCGGATGCTCCAGCAGGCCGTCGACGCGCTCTTCGACAACAACCGGTGCAAGCGGCCGGTGCTCGGCTCGTCCAACCGCCCGCTGAAGTCGCTGACCGACATGATCAAGGGCAAGCAGGGCCGCTTCCGCGAGAACCTGCTGGGCAAGCGCGTGGACTACTCCGCCCGCTCGGTGATCGTCGTCGGGCCGGACCTGAAGCTGCACCAGTGCGGCCTGCCCAAGAAGATCGCACTCGAGCTCTTCCAGCCGTTCATCATCCGCCGGCTGAAGGACCTGGGCCACGCCGACACGATCAAGTCGGCCAAGAAGATGCTGGAGCGTCGCAGCGAGGAGGTGTGGGACATCCTCGAGGAGGTCATCCGCAACCACCCGGTCCTCCTGAACCGGGCCCCGACCCTGCACCGGATGGGCATCCAGGCGTTCGAGCCGGTGCTCGTCGAGGGCAACGCGATCCGGATCCACCCGCTCGTCTGCAAGGGGTTCAACGCCGACTTCGACGGCGACCAGATGGCCGTGCACCTGCCCCTCTCCATCGAGGCGCAGGTCGAGGCCATGACGCTGATGATGGCCACGAACAACATCTTCAGCCCGGCCAACGGCAACCCGATCATCAGCCCGACGCAGGACATCGTCATGGGCTCCTACTACCTGACCGTCAGCCGGGTGGGGGCCAAGGGCGAGTACCACAAGGACAAGGGCGTCGAGTCCGGCGTGTATGCCACGCCCAATGAGGTGTTCCTGGCCTACAGCCAGGGCAAGGTGGCGCTGCACGCGCAGATCAAGCTCCGCCTGCCGGCGCACCGCAAGCTGAAGGGCGAGGGGGAGAAGGAATTCACCCCCGGCATGGTCGTCCGGACGAACGTGGGCCGGGTGATGTTCAACGACATCCTCCACCCCAAGATGCCCTTCTACAACATGACCCTGGGCCAGAAGCAGCTCCAGGGGATCATCGCCGACTGCTACCAGATCCTCGGCCGCCGCGAGACGATCTCGCTGCTGGACCGGATGAAGGACCTGGGCTTCCGCGAGTCCACCCGCTCGGGCCTCTCGTTCGCGACCGACGACCTGAAGACGCCCAAGTCCAAGGACCAGATCATCGCGGACGCGGAGAAGGAAGTCGCGGTCAACAACAAGCGGTACCAGCGCGGGATCATCACCGACCAGGAGCGGTACAACAAGGTCCTGGACGCCTGGACGCACGCCCGCGAGCGGATCACGGCGGAGATGATGGAGGCCCTGCGGACCGACACCCGCGAGGGCGACATCTACGTCAACCCGATCTTCCTCATGGCCGAGTCGGGCGCCCGCGGCGGCGTCGAGCAGATCCGCCAGCTGGCCGGGATGCGGGGCCTGATGGCCAAGCCGTCGGGGCAGATCATCGAGACGCCCATCAAGGCGAACTTCCGCGAGGGGCTCTCGGTGCTCGAGTACTTCAGCTCCACGCACGGGGCCCGCAAGGGCCTGGCGGACACGGCGCTGAAGACGGCCGACTCCGGCTACCTGACGCGGAAGCTGGCGGACGTCGCCCAGAACGTCGTGATCACGATGGAGGACTGCGGCACATCGCAGGGCATCACCAAGGGCGTCATCTACAAGGGCGAGAAGGTCGAGGTCAGCCTGGCGCAGTCGATCCGCGGCCGCGTCAGCCGGGTGAACATCGTCGACCCGATCACCGACCAGGTGATCGTCAAGGAGAACGAGATGATCACCCTGGCCGCGGCCAGGAAGCTCGAGGACATGCAGATCGAGAAGATCCAGGTCCGCAGCCCGATGACCTGCGAGGCCTCCCTCGGCGTCTGCCGGCGGTGCTACGGCATGGACCTGGCCACCGGCCAGCTCGTCGAGGGCGGCATGGCGGTGGGCATCATCGCCGCGCAGTCGATCGGCGAGCCGGGCACGCAGCTCACCATGCGGACCTTCCACATCGGCGGCGTGGCCACCCGCGCCGTCGAGGAGAAGGACATCAAGAGCAAGCGCGAGGGCAAGGTCAAGTTCGTCGGCATCAACATCGTCACCAACGACGAGGGGAACGCCATCGCGCTGTCGCGCAACGGCGAAATCCAGGTCGTGGATCCGAAGGGGCGCGAGCTCGAGAAGTACGACGTGCCCGACGGCGCCACGATGAAGGTGACCGACGGCCAGCAGATCAACCGCGGCCAGGTGCTCTGCGAGTGGGACCCGCACAACATCCCGATCCTCGCGGAGGTCGGCGGCCGGATCCGCTTCGACGACATCGTCGAGGGCGAGACCATGAAGGTGGAGGCCGACCCCTCCGGCCACGTCCGGCGGACGATCATCGAGCACAAGGGCGACCTGCACCCGCAGATCGTCATCGAGGACGCCGACGGCAAGACGCTCGACTACAAGTACATCCCCGAGCGGGCGTCCATCGAGGTCGACGCCGGCCAGATGATCTCCGCCGGCACCCTGCTGGCCAAGACCCCCCGCGAGGTGGGCGGCACGCAGGACATCACCGGCGGCCTGCCGCGGGTCACCGAGCTGTTCGAGGCCCGGCGGCCCAAGGAGCCGGCGGTCATCGCCGAGATCGACGGCCGCGTCGAGCTGCTCGACGAGAAGCGCCGGGGCAAGCGGGCGATCATCGTCCGGAATGAGTCGGGCATCGAGCGCGAGCACCTCGTCCCCCACGGCAAGTACCTCCGCGTGCACGGCTCCGACCGCGTCCGCGCCGGCGACGCCCTGGTGGAGGGGCCGCTCGTCCCGCACGACATCCTGCGGATCTCCGGCGAGGAGGCCGTGCAGCGGTACCTCCTCCGCGAGATCCAGAACGTCTACCGCTCCCAGCGCGTGGAGATCGACGACAAGCACCTGGAGATCATCATCGCCCAGATGCTCCGGAAGGTCCGCGTGGAGAGCGTCGGCGACACCGGGCTGCTGCCCGGCTCGGTCATCGACAAGTTCGAGTTCCGCCGCGTCAACCTGGAGCTCCTGAGCTGCGTGAAGGTGAAGGACGGCGGCGACACCGAGTACCGCCCCGGCGACATCGTCCCGCGCGACACCTTCGAGCAGGAGAACCTCCGGGTCGAGGCCGAGAACGGCAAGAAGGCCGAGTGGATCCGGACCAAGCCGGCCGCGGCGAGCACCCAGCTCCTGGGCATCACCAAGGCGGCCGTGCAGTCCGACAGCTTCATCTCGGCGGCGAGCTTCCAGGAGACGACGAAGGTCCTCACCGAGGCGGCGCTCGCCGGCAAGGTGGACTACCTCGTCGGCCTGAAGGAGAACGTCATCCTGGGCCACCTCGTCCCGGCGGGCACGGGCTTCAAGGCCCACCTGGACGCCGAGGTCCGCATCCACCCCGAGGCCCTCGAGGCCCTCGCCGAGAAGGGCCCGGCCTACGCCCGCTACCGCGACGAGACGCCCGCCCCGGCCGCCGCGGAGTGA